In one window of Balaenoptera musculus isolate JJ_BM4_2016_0621 chromosome 10, mBalMus1.pri.v3, whole genome shotgun sequence DNA:
- the MLF2 gene encoding myeloid leukemia factor 2 has protein sequence MFRFMRDVEPEDPMFLMDPFAIHRQHMNRMLSGGFGYSPFLSITDGNMPGTRPASRRMQAGAVSPFGMLGMSGGFMDMFGMMNDMIGNMEHMTAGGNCQTFSSSTVISYSNTGAGAPKVYQETAEMRSAPGGIRETRRTVRDSDSGLEQMSIGHHIRDRAHILQRSRNHRTGDQEERQDYINLDESEAAAFDDEWRRETSRYRQQRPLEFRRHEASGGGGRRAEGPPRLAIQGPEDSPSRQSRRYDW, from the exons ATGTTCCGCTTCATGAGGGACGTGGAGCCTGAGGACCCCATGTTCCTGAT GGACCCCTTTGCCATTCACCGTCAGCACATGAACCGGATGTTGTCGGGCGGCTTTGGATACAGCCCCTTCCTCAGCATCACAGATGGCAACATGCCAGGGACCAGGCCTGCCAGCCGCAGGATGCAG GCTGGGGCTGTCTCCCCCTTCGGGATGCTGGGAATG TCGGGCGGCTTCATGGACATGTTTGGGATGATGAACGACATGATTGGGAACATG gaGCACATGACAGCTGGAGGTAATTGCCAGACCTTTTCATCCTCCACTGTCATCTCCTACTCCAACACGGGCGCCGGCGCACCCAAGGTCTACCAAGAGACAGCAGAGATGCGCTCGGCCCCAGGCGGG ATCCGGGAGACTCGGAGGACTGTACGGGACTCGGACAGTGGGCTGGAGCAGATGTCCATCGGACATCACATCCGAGACCGGGCCCACATCCTCCAGCGCTCCCGAAACCACCGCACGGGGGACCAGGAGGAGCGGCAGGACTACATCAACCTGGATGAGA GTGAGGCCGCGGCCTTTGATGATGAGTGGCGGAGGGAGACTTCCCGATACCGGCAGCAGCGCCCCCTGGAATTTCGGAGGCACGAGGCTTCAGGCGGTGGGGGACGGAGGGCTGAGGGGCCTCCCCGCCTGGCCATCCAGGGACCCGAGGACTCCCCCTCCCGACAGTCCCGCCGCTATGACTGGTGA